From the Microbacterium thalassium genome, one window contains:
- the sucB gene encoding 2-oxoglutarate dehydrogenase, E2 component, dihydrolipoamide succinyltransferase produces the protein MSTSVVLPALGESVTEGTVTRWLKQVGDTVEADEGLLEISTDKVDTEIPSPVGGVIEEILVQEDETVEVGAVLAKIGDGSAAAAPAPAAEAAPAPAAEPEPAPAPAAEPAPAEPAPAAAPAASGGKDVVLPELGESVTEGTVTRWLKQVGEDVAVDEPLLEISTDKVDTEIPSPIAGTLQEILVAEDETVAVGSVLARIGDAAAAAPAEPAPAAAPEPAPAAAPEPAPAPEPAPAPAAAPAPAAAPAPAPAPAAEPAADEQVTYVTPLVRRLAQQQGVDLASVTGTGVGGRIRKEDVLKAAEAPAPAAEAPAAAPVVEVSPLRGTTQPMSRLRKVLAERAVASMQATAQLTTVVEVDVTNVSAYRDSVKADFLAKTGDKLSFLPFFALAAAEALQAYPVINATVDGDQIVYPATENLSIAVDTERGLLTPVLRDAASKNLAEIAHEIADLAARTRDNKLKPDELAGGTFTLTNTGSRGALFDTPVVFLPQSAILGTGTVVKRPGLVKVGGQDAIAVRSYVYLALSYDHRIIDGADAARFLSAVKSRLENAEFAAQLGI, from the coding sequence ATGAGCACTTCTGTGGTCCTCCCCGCGCTCGGCGAGAGCGTCACCGAGGGAACGGTCACCCGCTGGCTCAAGCAGGTCGGCGACACCGTCGAGGCCGACGAAGGACTGCTCGAGATCTCGACCGACAAGGTCGACACCGAGATTCCCTCGCCCGTCGGCGGCGTGATCGAAGAGATCCTCGTCCAGGAGGACGAGACGGTCGAGGTGGGCGCCGTGCTCGCCAAGATCGGCGACGGCTCGGCCGCCGCCGCTCCGGCGCCGGCCGCCGAGGCCGCTCCAGCGCCCGCCGCGGAGCCCGAGCCGGCTCCCGCACCCGCCGCAGAGCCGGCCCCCGCGGAGCCCGCGCCCGCCGCCGCGCCCGCCGCCTCGGGCGGCAAGGACGTCGTGCTCCCCGAACTGGGCGAGTCCGTGACCGAGGGCACCGTGACCCGCTGGCTCAAGCAGGTCGGCGAGGACGTCGCGGTCGACGAACCGCTGCTGGAGATCTCGACCGACAAGGTCGACACCGAGATCCCGTCGCCGATCGCCGGCACGCTGCAGGAGATCCTGGTCGCCGAAGACGAGACGGTCGCGGTCGGCTCGGTGCTGGCGCGCATCGGCGACGCGGCAGCCGCCGCCCCCGCCGAGCCCGCCCCCGCGGCAGCGCCCGAGCCCGCCCCCGCGGCAGCGCCCGAGCCCGCTCCGGCGCCCGAGCCCGCCCCTGCACCGGCCGCCGCTCCCGCTCCGGCCGCCGCACCGGCTCCTGCGCCCGCACCGGCCGCCGAGCCCGCCGCCGACGAGCAGGTCACCTACGTCACTCCGCTGGTGCGTCGTCTCGCCCAGCAGCAGGGCGTCGACCTCGCCTCGGTCACCGGCACCGGGGTCGGGGGACGCATCCGCAAGGAGGACGTCCTGAAGGCCGCGGAGGCGCCCGCGCCGGCCGCGGAGGCGCCCGCCGCGGCTCCGGTCGTCGAGGTCTCGCCGCTGCGCGGCACCACGCAGCCGATGTCGCGTCTGCGCAAGGTGCTGGCGGAGCGCGCCGTCGCCTCGATGCAGGCCACCGCGCAGCTGACGACGGTGGTCGAGGTCGACGTGACGAACGTCTCGGCGTACCGCGACAGCGTCAAGGCCGACTTCCTCGCCAAGACCGGCGACAAGCTGTCGTTCCTGCCGTTCTTCGCCCTCGCCGCCGCCGAGGCCCTCCAGGCCTATCCGGTGATCAACGCGACCGTCGACGGAGACCAGATCGTCTACCCGGCGACCGAGAACCTCTCCATCGCCGTCGACACCGAGCGCGGCCTGCTCACGCCGGTCCTCCGCGACGCCGCGAGCAAGAACCTCGCCGAGATCGCCCACGAGATCGCGGACCTCGCGGCACGCACGCGTGACAACAAGCTGAAGCCGGACGAGCTCGCCGGCGGAACCTTCACGCTCACCAACACCGGCTCGCGCGGCGCGCTGTTCGACACGCCGGTCGTGTTCCTCCCGCAGTCGGCGATCCTCGGCACCGGGACGGTCGTGAAGCGCCCCGGTCTGGTGAAGGTCGGCGGGCAGGACGCCATCGCCGTGCGCTCGTACGTGTACCTCGCGCTCTCGTACGACCACCGCATCATCGACGGCGCCGACGCCGCGCGCTTCCTGAGTGCCGTCAAGTCCCGCCTCGAGAACGCGGAGTTCGCCGCCCAGCTCGGCATCTGA
- the lpdA gene encoding dihydrolipoyl dehydrogenase — MSDHAFDLVVLGGGSGGYAAALRAAELGRSVALIEKSLVGGTCLHRGCIPTKALLHAAEVAESARHGSAIGIRTSFEGVDAAAVRSYREGIVHKKHKGLEGLIKARGITVVAGEGRLEPGPRVRVGEDTYTGADVVLATGSTSRTLPGLELGGRIIASEHALDLEEVPRSAIILGGGVIGVEFASIWRSFGVDVTIVEALDHLLPAEDVASSKALERAFRRRGITQRLGVRFGSASQTADAVSVELADGTSLTADVLLVAVGRGPATAGMGFEDAGIELERGFVRTDDRLRTGAAHVWAVGDIVPGPQLAHRGFQQGIFVAEEIAGLAPVLVADEMIPKVAYCSPEVASVGLTEAAAAESFGADAVHAYEYNLAGNGKSEILGTAGIIKVVRRVDGPVVGVHLVGDRVGELITEAQLAIGWEAHPEDIAPFIHAHPTQSEALGEAFLALAGKPLHAL; from the coding sequence ATGAGCGATCACGCCTTCGACCTGGTCGTGCTCGGCGGGGGAAGCGGCGGGTACGCCGCGGCGCTGCGCGCGGCCGAACTCGGGCGATCGGTGGCCCTGATCGAGAAGTCGCTGGTCGGCGGCACCTGCCTGCACCGCGGGTGCATCCCGACCAAGGCGCTGCTCCACGCGGCCGAAGTTGCGGAGTCGGCTCGGCACGGCTCGGCCATCGGCATCCGCACGTCCTTCGAGGGCGTGGACGCGGCCGCGGTCCGCTCGTATCGCGAAGGCATCGTGCACAAGAAGCACAAGGGCCTCGAAGGACTCATCAAAGCGCGCGGCATCACCGTCGTGGCAGGCGAGGGCCGCCTCGAGCCCGGCCCGCGGGTGCGCGTGGGAGAGGACACCTACACCGGCGCGGACGTGGTCCTCGCGACCGGCTCCACCAGCAGGACGCTGCCCGGCCTCGAGCTCGGCGGCCGCATCATCGCCAGCGAGCACGCGCTCGACCTCGAGGAGGTCCCCCGCAGCGCGATCATCCTCGGCGGCGGCGTCATCGGCGTCGAGTTCGCGAGCATCTGGCGCTCCTTCGGCGTGGACGTCACGATCGTCGAAGCGCTCGACCACCTGCTCCCGGCCGAGGACGTCGCCTCGAGCAAGGCTCTGGAGCGCGCGTTCCGGCGACGGGGCATCACGCAGCGTCTCGGCGTGCGCTTCGGCTCGGCGAGCCAGACCGCGGACGCGGTGAGCGTCGAGCTCGCCGACGGCACCAGCCTCACGGCGGACGTGCTGCTCGTGGCCGTGGGGCGCGGCCCCGCCACGGCCGGCATGGGATTCGAGGATGCCGGCATCGAGCTCGAGCGCGGCTTCGTGCGCACCGACGACCGGCTGCGCACGGGCGCCGCGCACGTGTGGGCCGTCGGCGACATCGTCCCCGGTCCCCAGCTGGCCCACCGGGGGTTCCAGCAGGGGATCTTCGTCGCCGAGGAGATCGCGGGCCTCGCGCCGGTGCTCGTCGCCGATGAGATGATCCCGAAGGTGGCATACTGCTCCCCCGAGGTCGCCTCGGTCGGGCTCACGGAGGCCGCCGCGGCGGAGTCGTTCGGCGCCGACGCGGTGCACGCGTACGAGTACAACCTCGCCGGCAACGGCAAGAGCGAGATCCTCGGCACGGCGGGCATCATCAAGGTCGTCCGCCGGGTCGACGGGCCCGTCGTCGGGGTCCACCTCGTGGGCGACCGCGTCGGCGAACTCATCACGGAGGCGCAGCTCGCCATCGGGTGGGAGGCCCATCCCGAGGACATCGCACCGTTCATCCATGCACACCCCACCCAGAGCGAAGCCCTCGGCGAAGCGTTCCTCGCGCTGGCAGGCAAGCCCCTGCACGCGCTGTGA
- a CDS encoding leucyl aminopeptidase — translation MSLPDLEYRTEPIRESDADALLLALPPLSEIPEEVLSDWPGLAAALEATGFTGAPSSFQRVYAPEATTLPIAVVGTGADPDATAVRLAVGAAVRTLTGFEKVSVAAPAAPALWRAVAEGAALGGYRFDGYKSEAPKPRASAVLVHGDDAPDADALDAVRAESDAVALVKDLVSIPAEWLGPADFAVRAEQAVDGLPVTVEVYDESALRAGGFGGILGVGQGSDRPPRLIRLAYAPEGAPRHVALVGKGITFDTGGLSLKPSSSMVGMKYDMAGAATVLAVLRAVASVGAPVAVTAWLCVADNMPSGRATRPGDVLRMADGTTVEVLNTDAEGRLVLADGLVAASREKPDAIVDVATLTGAITVALGTRHTGVMGDDAAVAEYLAAAADVGELAWQLPLPDHMVEELDSPIADLQNAKIGDTAGGSMFAGLFLRHFVGRVDDGEDAPRIPWVHLDIAGAGWNKGGPYGYTEKGPTAASVRSLIRFLTTERPA, via the coding sequence ATGTCGCTCCCCGACCTCGAGTACCGCACCGAGCCCATTCGAGAGTCCGACGCAGACGCCCTCCTGCTGGCGCTGCCGCCGCTCTCCGAGATCCCCGAGGAGGTCCTGTCCGACTGGCCGGGGCTGGCCGCCGCTCTCGAGGCGACCGGGTTCACCGGCGCACCGTCGTCCTTCCAGCGCGTCTACGCGCCCGAGGCCACGACGCTCCCCATCGCGGTCGTCGGCACGGGGGCCGACCCCGACGCCACGGCCGTCCGCCTCGCCGTCGGAGCCGCCGTCCGCACGCTCACCGGGTTCGAGAAGGTCTCGGTCGCCGCACCGGCCGCGCCCGCGCTGTGGCGCGCCGTCGCCGAGGGAGCCGCGCTGGGCGGCTACCGGTTCGACGGCTACAAGTCGGAGGCGCCGAAGCCCCGCGCCTCCGCCGTGTTGGTGCACGGCGACGATGCCCCGGACGCCGACGCGCTGGACGCCGTCCGCGCCGAATCGGACGCGGTCGCGCTCGTCAAGGACCTCGTGTCGATCCCGGCCGAGTGGCTCGGCCCGGCCGATTTCGCGGTGCGCGCCGAGCAGGCCGTCGACGGACTGCCCGTGACGGTCGAGGTCTACGACGAGAGCGCCCTGCGCGCCGGCGGCTTCGGAGGCATCCTCGGCGTCGGGCAGGGCTCGGATCGCCCGCCGCGCCTGATCCGTCTCGCGTATGCGCCCGAGGGCGCGCCGCGCCACGTCGCGCTCGTCGGCAAGGGCATCACGTTCGACACCGGCGGTCTCTCGCTCAAGCCGTCGTCGTCGATGGTGGGCATGAAGTACGACATGGCCGGCGCCGCCACTGTGCTGGCCGTCCTGCGCGCGGTCGCCTCGGTGGGCGCACCGGTCGCCGTCACGGCCTGGCTGTGCGTCGCCGACAACATGCCGTCCGGGCGCGCCACCCGCCCGGGCGATGTGCTGCGGATGGCCGACGGGACGACCGTGGAGGTCCTCAACACGGATGCCGAGGGCCGGCTCGTGCTCGCCGACGGTCTCGTCGCCGCGAGCCGCGAGAAGCCGGACGCGATCGTCGACGTCGCCACCCTGACCGGCGCGATCACGGTCGCCCTGGGAACGCGCCACACCGGCGTCATGGGCGACGACGCGGCCGTCGCCGAGTATCTGGCGGCCGCCGCCGACGTCGGCGAGCTCGCGTGGCAGCTGCCGCTGCCCGATCACATGGTCGAGGAGCTGGACTCGCCCATCGCGGACCTCCAGAACGCCAAGATCGGCGACACCGCGGGCGGATCGATGTTCGCGGGACTCTTCCTGCGCCACTTCGTCGGCCGCGTCGACGACGGCGAAGACGCGCCGCGGATCCCGTGGGTGCACCTGGACATCGCCGGCGCGGGCTGGAACAAGGGCGGCCCGTACGGCTACACCGAGAAGGGGCCGACCGCGGCGTCGGTCCGCAGCCTCATCCGGTTCCTCACGACCGAGCGCCCCGCATGA
- a CDS encoding RDD family protein produces MTQVPQDYPGERLGLPREGSGSIGRLGRRVAALFFDYGAAYLISGFFGWDPLAILAIFAIIQIAFIPTVQGSPGHRIFGLRLQRVDGGWVGLWRPIVRTALLIIVIPAAIWDADQRGLHDKAAGTVLVRA; encoded by the coding sequence GTGACACAGGTCCCCCAGGATTACCCCGGAGAACGGCTCGGACTGCCTCGTGAAGGATCCGGCTCGATCGGGCGGCTCGGCCGGCGCGTCGCGGCCCTCTTCTTCGACTACGGCGCCGCGTACCTCATCTCAGGATTCTTCGGCTGGGATCCGCTGGCGATCCTCGCGATCTTCGCGATCATCCAGATCGCGTTCATCCCGACGGTCCAGGGGAGCCCCGGGCACCGGATCTTCGGACTGCGCCTGCAGCGCGTCGACGGCGGGTGGGTCGGGCTGTGGCGACCGATCGTGCGCACGGCGCTGCTGATCATCGTGATCCCCGCCGCCATCTGGGACGCGGATCAGCGCGGACTGCACGACAAGGCGGCCGGGACGGTCCTCGTCCGGGCGTGA
- the glnA gene encoding type I glutamate--ammonia ligase — MFSDSSEVLKFIKDEDVKFLDIRFTDLPGVQQHFNIPASTVDEEFFTVGQLFDGSSIRGFANIHESDMQLIPDVSTAYLDPFREAKTLVMVFDIYNPRNGEIYAKDPRQVAKKAEKYLASTGIADTAFFAPEAEFYIFDDVRYEVKQNSSFYSVDSEEGAWNTGRVEEGGNLANKTPYKGGYFPVSPVDKTADLRDDISLKLIEGGLELERAHHEVGTGGQQEINYKFDTMVHAADDILKFKYIVKNVAEQWGKVATFMPKPLFGDNGSGMHTHQSLWLDGKPLFYDEKGYGGLSDLARWYIGGLLAHAPAVLAFTNPTLNSYHRLVKGFEAPVNLVYSAGNRSAAIRIPITGTNPKAKRIEFRAPDASGNPYLAFAAQMMAGIDGIINRIEPHEPVDKDLYELPPEEAKNIPQVPNSLLDSLEALRADNEFLTRGNVFTPELIETWIEYKIENEIQPLAQRPHPFEFELYFGV; from the coding sequence ATGTTCAGTGATTCATCCGAGGTGCTGAAGTTCATCAAGGACGAGGACGTCAAGTTCCTCGACATCCGTTTCACGGATCTCCCTGGTGTGCAGCAGCACTTCAACATCCCGGCCTCCACCGTGGACGAGGAGTTCTTCACCGTCGGACAGCTGTTCGACGGTTCCTCCATCCGTGGATTCGCCAACATCCACGAGTCGGACATGCAGCTGATCCCGGATGTCTCGACCGCCTACCTCGACCCGTTCCGCGAGGCGAAGACCCTCGTGATGGTCTTCGACATCTACAACCCGCGCAACGGCGAGATCTACGCGAAGGACCCGCGCCAGGTCGCGAAGAAGGCCGAGAAGTACCTCGCTTCGACCGGCATCGCCGACACGGCGTTCTTCGCCCCCGAGGCCGAGTTCTACATCTTCGACGACGTCCGCTACGAGGTGAAGCAGAACTCCAGCTTCTACTCGGTCGACTCCGAGGAAGGCGCCTGGAACACCGGCCGCGTGGAAGAGGGCGGCAACCTCGCCAACAAGACCCCCTACAAGGGCGGCTACTTCCCCGTCTCCCCCGTCGACAAGACGGCGGACCTCCGCGACGACATCAGCCTCAAGCTGATCGAGGGCGGCCTCGAGCTGGAGCGTGCGCACCACGAGGTGGGCACCGGCGGCCAGCAGGAGATCAACTACAAGTTCGACACGATGGTCCACGCCGCGGACGACATCCTGAAGTTCAAGTACATCGTGAAGAACGTCGCCGAGCAGTGGGGCAAGGTCGCGACCTTCATGCCCAAGCCGCTCTTCGGCGACAACGGCTCGGGCATGCACACCCACCAGTCGCTGTGGCTCGACGGCAAGCCCCTCTTCTACGACGAGAAGGGCTACGGCGGTCTGTCGGACCTCGCCCGCTGGTACATCGGCGGTCTGCTGGCGCACGCGCCGGCCGTCCTCGCGTTCACCAACCCGACCCTCAACAGCTACCACCGTCTGGTGAAGGGCTTCGAGGCTCCGGTCAACCTGGTGTACTCGGCCGGCAACCGCTCGGCTGCCATCCGCATCCCGATCACGGGCACCAACCCCAAGGCCAAGCGCATCGAGTTCCGTGCGCCCGACGCCTCGGGCAACCCGTACCTCGCGTTCGCCGCGCAGATGATGGCCGGCATCGACGGCATCATCAACCGCATCGAGCCGCACGAGCCGGTGGACAAGGACCTCTACGAGCTGCCGCCCGAGGAGGCCAAGAACATCCCGCAGGTGCCGAACTCGCTTCTGGACTCGCTCGAGGCGCTCCGCGCCGACAACGAGTTCCTGACGCGCGGCAACGTGTTCACGCCCGAGCTGATCGAGACGTGGATCGAGTACAAGATCGAGAACGAGATCCAGCCGCTCGCGCAGCGTCCGCACCCGTTCGAGTTCGAGCTGTACTTCGGCGTCTGA
- a CDS encoding DUF4191 domain-containing protein: MAARSTAPEKRPGFFAQIRTLYTFTQKTFGWLPFLLAGILVLGTGAGVGIGFLIPPVAVWTVILWGVTGLMAGILGSPMIMTRLSTIAMYRQIDGMPGAAGHVMSTALGRKWQASDMPVGVNPKTQEAVYRAIGRGGVVIVGEGARGRLTRLVNDERSKAQRVAQGVPVTVLYVGHGEDEVPISKLAPTIKKLPKKIDRATMAAVIKRIDSVSQSVTSLPIPKGIDPQRVRAQRPR; this comes from the coding sequence ATGGCAGCACGCAGTACCGCACCCGAGAAGCGGCCGGGCTTCTTCGCTCAGATCCGCACCCTCTACACCTTCACGCAGAAGACCTTCGGCTGGCTGCCGTTCCTCCTCGCGGGCATCCTCGTGCTCGGCACCGGCGCCGGCGTCGGCATCGGATTCCTCATCCCGCCCGTCGCGGTCTGGACCGTCATCCTGTGGGGCGTCACCGGCCTCATGGCCGGCATCCTCGGCTCGCCCATGATCATGACGCGCCTGTCGACCATCGCGATGTACCGCCAGATCGACGGCATGCCCGGGGCGGCGGGGCATGTCATGTCGACGGCGCTGGGGCGCAAGTGGCAGGCCAGCGACATGCCGGTGGGCGTGAACCCCAAGACGCAGGAGGCCGTCTACCGTGCGATCGGCCGCGGCGGCGTCGTCATCGTCGGCGAAGGCGCCCGCGGACGCCTGACGCGTCTCGTGAACGACGAGCGATCCAAGGCCCAGCGCGTCGCGCAGGGCGTCCCCGTCACCGTCCTGTACGTCGGCCACGGCGAGGACGAGGTCCCGATCTCGAAGCTGGCGCCGACCATCAAGAAGCTGCCGAAGAAGATCGACCGGGCCACGATGGCCGCCGTCATCAAGCGCATCGACTCGGTCTCGCAGTCCGTGACGTCGCTGCCGATCCCCAAGGGGATCGACCCGCAGCGCGTGCGCGCTCAGCGTCCCCGCTGA
- a CDS encoding proteasome assembly chaperone family protein, with protein sequence MPFPGPIFERAATAPPVPRGLPLVIALTGFTDAGSAVSQVVSFVRDDLDPTPLAVFANDTLLDYRARRPIVAFDKDHLSDFRPARLELSLAHDSVGQPFLVLAGYEPDFAWDAFTQAVLQLCAEYEVSTVTWVHAIPMPVPHTRPLGTTVSGTRTELTAAHSVWQPQTEVPATAGHLIEYRLAASSTPVASFVLLVPHYLADTEYPAAALAALDSLTAATGLVFNGDALREENKDYLTKVDEQVVASEELTRMVEQLEERYDSYMAGSTNATAMVHTGDLPSADELAAELERFLATRPSPDEDPFGS encoded by the coding sequence ATGCCGTTCCCGGGACCGATCTTCGAGCGCGCGGCGACGGCTCCGCCGGTGCCGCGGGGTCTGCCGCTGGTGATCGCGCTGACCGGATTCACCGACGCGGGCAGCGCCGTGAGCCAGGTCGTGTCGTTCGTGCGCGACGATCTGGATCCGACGCCGCTGGCGGTGTTCGCCAACGACACGCTGCTGGACTACCGGGCGCGCCGCCCGATCGTCGCCTTCGACAAGGACCACCTGAGCGACTTCCGTCCCGCGCGGCTCGAGCTCTCGCTCGCGCACGACAGCGTGGGGCAGCCGTTCCTGGTGCTCGCCGGCTACGAGCCGGACTTCGCCTGGGATGCGTTCACGCAGGCCGTGCTCCAGCTGTGCGCGGAGTACGAGGTCTCGACGGTGACGTGGGTCCATGCCATCCCGATGCCGGTGCCCCACACGCGGCCGCTCGGCACCACGGTGAGCGGCACGCGCACCGAGCTCACGGCGGCGCACTCGGTGTGGCAGCCGCAGACCGAGGTCCCCGCGACCGCCGGGCACCTCATCGAGTACCGGCTCGCGGCCTCGAGCACGCCGGTGGCCTCGTTCGTCCTGCTCGTGCCCCATTACCTCGCCGACACGGAGTACCCGGCGGCCGCTCTGGCGGCGCTGGACTCGCTCACCGCGGCCACCGGCCTCGTCTTCAACGGGGACGCGCTGCGCGAAGAGAACAAGGACTACCTCACGAAGGTCGACGAGCAGGTCGTGGCCAGCGAGGAGCTCACGCGCATGGTCGAGCAGCTCGAGGAGCGCTACGACTCCTACATGGCCGGATCCACCAACGCCACGGCGATGGTGCACACCGGCGATCTTCCCAGCGCGGATGAGCTCGCCGCCGAACTCGAGCGGTTCCTGGCCACGCGGCCTTCGCCCGACGAGGACCCGTTCGGCTCCTGA